A window of the Halobacterium hubeiense genome harbors these coding sequences:
- a CDS encoding ubiquitin-like small modifier protein 1, which translates to MNVELRFFATFRQAVGTKVVEREYDAGTTVGDVLRELEAEYEGLEGQLVENDDLRPHINVLKSGREVLHLDGMETALEDGDQLSIFPPVAGGHR; encoded by the coding sequence ATGAACGTCGAACTGCGCTTCTTCGCGACGTTCCGGCAGGCCGTCGGCACGAAGGTCGTCGAGCGCGAGTACGACGCGGGCACGACCGTCGGCGACGTGCTCCGCGAACTCGAAGCCGAGTACGAGGGACTGGAGGGCCAGCTCGTGGAGAACGACGACCTGCGCCCCCACATCAACGTCCTCAAGAGCGGGCGGGAGGTCCTCCACCTCGACGGCATGGAGACGGCACTGGAGGACGGCGACCAGTTGAGCATCTTCCCGCCGGTGGCGGGCGGGCACCGATGA
- a CDS encoding DUF5684 domain-containing protein, whose amino-acid sequence MTVDTLLLPLQSSAGDAVAGLFALLFALVVLVAVVGGMWLTFSKAGEPGWAAIVPIYNVYVMLKIGGNEWWWLLLLFVPLVNVFVTVKMSIDVAKSFGCGVLFGIGLWLLPVVFFPVLGFGDYDYRGPGGSGPSSGQSF is encoded by the coding sequence ATGACAGTCGACACGCTCCTGTTGCCCCTCCAGTCGAGCGCCGGCGACGCGGTCGCTGGACTGTTCGCATTGCTGTTCGCGCTGGTGGTCTTGGTCGCCGTCGTCGGCGGGATGTGGCTGACGTTCTCGAAGGCCGGCGAGCCCGGCTGGGCGGCCATCGTCCCGATTTACAACGTCTACGTGATGCTCAAAATCGGCGGCAACGAGTGGTGGTGGCTGCTGTTGCTGTTCGTCCCCCTCGTGAACGTCTTCGTGACGGTGAAGATGTCTATCGACGTCGCGAAGTCGTTCGGCTGCGGCGTCCTGTTCGGCATCGGGCTGTGGCTGCTCCCGGTCGTCTTCTTCCCCGTTCTGGGCTTCGGCGACTACGACTACCGCGGCCCCGGCGGCTCCGGCCCCAGTAGCGGCCAGTCGTTCTGA
- a CDS encoding MMPL family transporter, whose product MAGVSRIGDAAAFVTNHSKAIIAVMLVLTVLIGAGAGDVQQSSSLDQFQTESDESQKLDYIESNFSSGAENATTVQVVVRDDNVLTKDALVGTLEYERALYDNETVNETLADDGAITGIANVVATASIQQEEGRELQATLQEFEQLNETVQSERATLEQRSAALNATAESLRAELTVLRQNPDASVEAAFDRVRANSSVNLTDSHYATFERAASDLRSAQSQSEVEAAYRLGTRGVLEAEYAALEERSNELESQAQRLQTLGEELQTQRATYENASNATLDEQLAQLQSLNDSEVESLVATVLGGGQNGGNGQSVFGLMPTSYEPGSTTAEATMLVATQQTDSEAPAGGPTGSETIVDAQLAMQDLGDDRAQEFLVFGGGIITHEIDSSMTDSLLIVGPLAILFVLVALAVAYRDVLDILLGLFGIGAVLAWTFGFMGLADISFNQIMIAVPVLLIGLSIDYAIHIFMRHREERLGAVDDPDRPADPRGSMRVALAGVGVALVWVTATTVIGFLSNLTSPVPPIGDFGVVSSVGIVAALLVFGVLIPAMKVELDAFLESRGWDRKKRAFGTGGGRFSEVLSFGSKAARKAPAIVLVLTLLVTAAGAYGATNVDTSFNQQDFLAEDPADWMKDLPEPFAPGEYTAKANLEYVNDRFSPENSQAQILIEGDVASDRSLERIQAARDAAAEQNVTYTLANGEPGVQGPLSTMQAVAASNESFNETFHAADTDGNGVPDRNVEAVYDALYETAPEQAGSYIHQTDDGDYAAARLVVSTQGGASGGEVTEQMRDVADVAAGDGLEATATGSAILNKIVQDQLLDTVIQSLLVTLVAVFAFLMATYRLTDGSATLGAVTLLPVVLSVAWILGTMYVFGIPFNVLTGMITSLTVGLGVAYSIHLSERYMQELERTDTVWEAMRTAVTGTGGALLGSAATTVGGFGVLVFAILPPLQQFGIITGLTIVYAFLAAVLVLPTLLVLWTKYLGPEDANFGGDGDDPDPPADDGDDPSTTASAEPVVDAETAPAAAATADAGADEPTRTLSRDLVQPGGTLTATVTVPARDGRVVLTETVRGGTVVDLDTDPEPVEAVADDDTVYVAWRLDGEHASASYEVSVAETAPDGSEVELSGRVLADGDERTIAGDDGAAVVADIFERVFAQADVTDDDLAEASAAFADGELTADQYDRVVREWARERPEGE is encoded by the coding sequence GTGGCTGGCGTGAGCCGCATCGGCGACGCCGCCGCCTTCGTCACGAACCACAGCAAAGCCATCATCGCCGTGATGCTGGTGTTGACCGTCCTCATCGGCGCCGGAGCCGGCGACGTCCAGCAGTCGTCGTCGCTGGACCAGTTCCAGACCGAGAGCGACGAGTCACAGAAACTGGACTACATCGAGTCGAACTTCAGTTCCGGCGCGGAGAACGCCACGACCGTCCAAGTCGTCGTCCGCGACGACAACGTCCTCACGAAGGACGCGCTCGTCGGGACGCTGGAGTACGAGCGCGCGCTCTACGACAACGAAACGGTCAACGAGACGCTCGCCGACGACGGCGCCATCACCGGCATCGCGAACGTCGTCGCGACGGCGTCCATCCAACAGGAGGAGGGCCGCGAGCTACAGGCCACCCTCCAGGAGTTCGAGCAACTGAACGAGACCGTCCAGTCCGAGCGGGCGACACTCGAACAGCGGTCCGCGGCGCTGAACGCGACCGCCGAGTCGCTGCGCGCGGAGCTCACGGTCCTCCGACAGAACCCGGACGCGAGCGTCGAAGCGGCGTTCGACCGGGTGCGCGCGAACTCCTCGGTGAACCTCACCGACAGCCACTACGCGACCTTCGAGCGGGCCGCAAGCGACCTCCGGAGCGCGCAGAGCCAGTCCGAAGTCGAGGCCGCCTACCGGCTCGGCACGCGCGGCGTCCTCGAAGCCGAGTACGCGGCGCTCGAAGAGCGCTCGAACGAGCTCGAGTCGCAGGCCCAGCGCCTCCAGACGCTCGGCGAGGAGCTACAGACCCAGCGCGCGACCTACGAGAACGCCAGTAACGCGACGCTGGACGAACAGCTCGCCCAGCTCCAGTCGCTGAACGACTCGGAAGTCGAGTCGCTGGTCGCCACCGTCCTCGGCGGCGGGCAGAACGGCGGCAACGGCCAGTCCGTGTTCGGCCTGATGCCGACATCCTACGAGCCCGGCTCGACCACCGCGGAGGCGACGATGCTCGTCGCCACCCAGCAGACCGACAGCGAGGCGCCCGCGGGCGGGCCGACCGGCAGCGAGACCATCGTCGACGCCCAGCTCGCGATGCAGGACCTCGGCGACGACCGCGCGCAGGAGTTCCTCGTGTTCGGCGGCGGCATCATCACCCACGAGATCGACTCCTCGATGACCGACAGCCTGCTCATTGTCGGGCCGCTGGCCATCCTGTTCGTGCTCGTGGCGCTGGCGGTCGCGTACCGCGACGTCCTCGACATCCTCCTCGGGCTGTTCGGCATCGGCGCCGTGTTGGCGTGGACGTTCGGCTTCATGGGACTGGCCGACATCTCGTTCAACCAGATCATGATCGCGGTGCCCGTGTTGCTCATCGGGCTCTCCATCGACTACGCGATTCACATCTTCATGCGGCACCGCGAGGAACGCCTCGGTGCCGTCGACGACCCCGACCGCCCCGCCGACCCGCGCGGGTCGATGCGCGTCGCGCTCGCCGGCGTCGGCGTCGCGCTCGTGTGGGTGACCGCCACCACGGTCATCGGATTCCTGTCGAACCTCACCAGTCCGGTGCCGCCCATCGGCGACTTCGGCGTCGTCTCCAGCGTCGGCATCGTCGCCGCGCTGCTGGTGTTCGGCGTGCTGATTCCCGCGATGAAGGTCGAACTCGACGCCTTCCTCGAATCGCGGGGCTGGGACCGCAAGAAGCGCGCGTTCGGCACCGGCGGCGGCCGCTTCAGCGAGGTGCTGTCGTTCGGTTCGAAGGCCGCCCGGAAGGCGCCCGCCATCGTGCTGGTGCTCACGCTGCTCGTGACCGCCGCGGGCGCGTACGGCGCGACGAACGTCGACACGTCGTTCAATCAGCAGGACTTCCTCGCGGAGGACCCCGCCGACTGGATGAAAGACCTCCCCGAGCCGTTCGCGCCCGGCGAGTACACCGCCAAGGCGAACCTCGAGTACGTCAACGACCGGTTCTCCCCGGAGAACTCCCAGGCCCAGATTCTAATCGAGGGTGACGTCGCCAGCGACAGGTCTCTAGAGCGGATACAGGCGGCCCGCGACGCCGCCGCCGAGCAGAACGTCACGTACACGCTCGCGAACGGCGAGCCCGGCGTGCAGGGGCCGCTGTCGACGATGCAGGCGGTCGCGGCGTCCAACGAGTCGTTCAACGAGACGTTCCACGCCGCGGACACCGACGGGAACGGCGTCCCCGACCGGAACGTCGAAGCCGTCTACGACGCGCTCTACGAGACCGCGCCCGAGCAGGCCGGCTCGTACATCCACCAGACCGACGACGGCGACTACGCGGCGGCGCGCCTCGTCGTCTCCACGCAGGGCGGCGCGTCCGGCGGCGAAGTCACCGAGCAGATGCGCGACGTCGCGGACGTGGCGGCCGGCGACGGCCTCGAAGCCACCGCGACCGGCAGCGCCATCCTGAACAAGATCGTCCAGGACCAGCTGCTGGACACCGTCATCCAGAGTCTGCTCGTGACGCTCGTGGCGGTGTTCGCGTTCCTGATGGCGACCTACCGCCTGACGGACGGGAGCGCGACCCTCGGCGCGGTCACGCTGCTGCCCGTCGTCCTGAGCGTCGCGTGGATTCTGGGGACGATGTACGTCTTCGGCATCCCGTTCAACGTGCTCACGGGGATGATCACGAGCCTCACTGTCGGGCTCGGGGTGGCGTACAGCATCCACCTCAGCGAGCGCTACATGCAGGAGCTGGAGCGCACCGACACCGTCTGGGAGGCGATGCGCACCGCCGTCACCGGCACCGGCGGCGCGCTCCTCGGGAGCGCCGCGACCACCGTCGGCGGGTTCGGCGTGCTCGTGTTCGCCATCCTGCCGCCGCTCCAGCAGTTCGGCATCATCACCGGGCTCACCATCGTCTACGCGTTCCTCGCGGCGGTGCTGGTGTTGCCGACGCTGCTCGTCCTCTGGACGAAGTACCTCGGCCCGGAGGACGCGAACTTCGGCGGCGACGGCGACGACCCCGACCCGCCGGCCGACGACGGTGACGACCCGAGCACGACAGCGAGCGCCGAGCCGGTCGTCGACGCGGAGACGGCGCCGGCGGCCGCCGCGACAGCCGACGCAGGCGCCGACGAACCGACGCGGACGCTCAGCCGCGACCTCGTCCAGCCCGGCGGCACGCTCACCGCGACCGTCACCGTCCCGGCGCGGGACGGCCGCGTCGTGCTCACGGAGACGGTTCGCGGCGGCACCGTCGTCGACCTCGACACCGACCCCGAGCCGGTCGAGGCCGTCGCGGACGACGACACCGTCTACGTCGCGTGGCGCCTCGACGGCGAGCACGCCTCGGCCAGCTACGAGGTTTCCGTCGCCGAGACGGCGCCCGACGGCTCCGAGGTCGAACTCTCCGGCCGCGTGCTCGCGGACGGCGACGAACGGACAATCGCGGGCGACGACGGCGCCGCGGTCGTCGCGGACATCTTCGAGCGCGTGTTCGCGCAGGCGGACGTCACCGACGACGACCTCGCGGAAGCCAGCGCCGCCTTCGCGGACGGCGAGCTGACCGCCGACCAGTACGACCGCGTGGTCCGCGAGTGGGCGCGCGAGCGCCCGGAGGGCGAATGA
- a CDS encoding DUF5820 family protein, which produces MTAFDDLPEGWQVWNDDEDGAILVYRPDVFDTQQFPAPCLPTIRVARRPPTERKRRSHSTPDSWFVSLRLEPEVRVKDADARFDARDAANAGAIDLAARFDAGDVDYRGVYQLPRDDYLDELDELTG; this is translated from the coding sequence ATGACCGCGTTCGACGACCTCCCCGAGGGCTGGCAGGTGTGGAACGACGACGAGGACGGCGCGATTCTCGTCTACCGGCCCGACGTCTTCGACACCCAGCAGTTCCCCGCGCCCTGCCTCCCGACGATTCGCGTCGCGCGCCGCCCGCCCACCGAGCGCAAGCGCCGCTCGCACTCGACGCCCGACAGCTGGTTCGTCTCCCTCCGCCTCGAACCCGAAGTCCGCGTCAAAGACGCCGACGCGCGCTTCGACGCCCGGGACGCTGCCAACGCCGGCGCAATCGACCTCGCGGCGCGCTTCGACGCGGGCGACGTCGACTACCGGGGCGTCTACCAGCTCCCCCGGGACGACTACCTCGACGAACTCGACGAACTCACGGGCTGA
- a CDS encoding winged helix-turn-helix transcriptional regulator, translated as MADERYSEEACSVIDSLEQIGSQWRLIVLHDLQDGEKRFNELKRSTDASSRTLSRVLDDLQEMGFVDRRLEEESPVATYYSLTAKGESLFPVFDAIEQWAEEWLGDDADSVEAAATLADS; from the coding sequence ATGGCAGACGAGCGATACAGCGAGGAGGCCTGCAGCGTCATCGACTCGCTGGAGCAGATCGGCTCCCAGTGGCGGCTCATCGTGCTCCACGACCTCCAGGACGGCGAGAAGCGCTTCAACGAACTCAAGCGCTCGACGGACGCCAGTTCGCGGACGCTCTCGCGGGTGCTCGACGACCTCCAGGAGATGGGGTTCGTCGACCGCCGCCTCGAAGAGGAGTCCCCGGTGGCGACGTACTACTCGCTGACTGCGAAAGGCGAGTCGCTGTTCCCGGTCTTCGACGCTATCGAACAGTGGGCCGAGGAGTGGCTCGGCGACGACGCCGACAGCGTCGAAGCCGCCGCGACGCTGGCCGACTCCTGA
- a CDS encoding M14 family metallopeptidase → MRVEQLGDGEPEVAIVGSVHGDEPCGARAVQRLLDADLDVLEPVKLVVANERALEENVRYLDADLNRSFGEDVPEDAHEVELAHRLADEIRGCTVLSLHSTQSHADPFAITAGFDGSISDIVPRLPVVATVDTQGFGEGRLFASDADIIEAEAGLQGTETAAENAFRLAREFLTAVGALPGSAVEREIPVFEMGESIPKPPADEYEVFVENFERVERGETFAAADGHELVADDPFYPVLLSPYGYAGQFGYRGQHRGTVGQSSDGANSTSVSSLSSAQ, encoded by the coding sequence ATGCGAGTCGAACAGCTAGGCGACGGCGAACCCGAAGTCGCAATCGTCGGGAGCGTCCACGGCGACGAGCCCTGCGGCGCCCGGGCAGTCCAGCGACTGCTCGACGCCGACCTCGACGTGCTCGAACCGGTGAAGCTCGTCGTCGCCAACGAGCGCGCGCTCGAGGAGAACGTCCGCTACCTCGACGCCGACCTCAACCGCTCGTTCGGCGAGGACGTCCCCGAGGACGCCCACGAGGTCGAACTCGCCCACCGCCTCGCCGACGAAATCCGGGGCTGTACGGTGCTGTCGCTGCACTCCACGCAGTCCCACGCCGACCCGTTCGCCATCACCGCGGGCTTCGACGGCTCGATTTCGGACATCGTCCCCCGGCTCCCGGTCGTCGCGACCGTGGACACGCAGGGCTTCGGCGAGGGCCGGCTGTTCGCGTCCGACGCGGACATCATCGAGGCCGAAGCCGGCCTCCAAGGGACGGAGACGGCAGCCGAGAACGCGTTCCGCCTCGCGCGCGAGTTCCTCACCGCGGTCGGCGCGCTCCCCGGGAGCGCGGTCGAACGCGAGATTCCCGTCTTCGAGATGGGCGAGTCGATTCCAAAACCGCCGGCCGACGAGTACGAGGTGTTCGTCGAGAACTTCGAGCGCGTCGAGCGCGGCGAGACGTTCGCCGCCGCCGACGGCCACGAACTCGTCGCCGACGACCCCTTCTATCCCGTCCTCCTCTCGCCGTACGGCTACGCCGGCCAGTTCGGCTACCGCGGCCAGCACCGCGGCACCGTCGGTCAGTCCTCGGACGGCGCGAACTCCACGAGCGTCAGCTCCCTGTCCAGCGCGCAGTAG
- a CDS encoding DUF309 domain-containing protein, with protein MDDHTRDPSVAPPLGNPTGWLADRRVWEHATLRRATEHGVRLYNSGEFHESHDCFEDEWYNYGSGTTESAFLHGMVQVAAGAYKHYDFENDDGMRSLFRTALQYLDGVPGDYYGVDVDDVRATLRAALDDPSALDGWGIRVDDAAPTAYPADYEYVEQLE; from the coding sequence ATGGACGACCACACCCGCGACCCGAGTGTCGCGCCGCCGCTGGGGAACCCGACCGGCTGGCTGGCGGACCGCCGGGTGTGGGAGCACGCAACGCTGCGGCGCGCGACCGAGCACGGCGTCCGCCTCTACAACAGCGGGGAGTTCCACGAGTCCCACGACTGCTTCGAGGACGAGTGGTACAACTACGGCAGCGGCACCACGGAGTCGGCGTTCCTCCACGGGATGGTGCAGGTGGCGGCGGGCGCGTACAAGCACTACGACTTCGAGAACGACGACGGGATGCGGAGCCTCTTCCGGACGGCCCTGCAGTACCTCGACGGCGTGCCCGGCGACTACTACGGCGTGGACGTCGACGACGTGCGCGCGACGCTGCGCGCGGCGCTCGACGACCCGAGCGCGCTCGACGGCTGGGGCATCCGCGTGGACGACGCCGCGCCGACCGCGTACCCCGCGGACTACGAGTACGTCGAGCAACTGGAGTGA
- the msrB gene encoding peptide-methionine (R)-S-oxide reductase MsrB → MSDASDSADTGSADASELPETEAEWRERLGDAEYEILRNAGTERPYSGEHVDRDEDGAYRCAGCGELLFDADTKFDAHCGWPSFWDAADSDAVERRPDQSNGMERTEVVCATCGGHLGHVFQDGPEPTGERFCINSAALEFDPKD, encoded by the coding sequence ATGAGCGACGCCAGTGACAGCGCCGATACCGGCAGCGCGGACGCCAGCGAACTCCCCGAGACGGAGGCGGAGTGGCGCGAGCGACTCGGCGACGCCGAGTACGAGATTCTGCGGAACGCCGGCACCGAGCGCCCCTACTCGGGGGAGCACGTCGACCGCGACGAGGACGGCGCGTACCGGTGTGCGGGCTGCGGCGAACTGCTGTTCGACGCGGACACGAAGTTCGACGCGCACTGCGGGTGGCCGAGCTTCTGGGACGCCGCCGACAGCGACGCCGTCGAGCGCCGCCCCGACCAGAGCAACGGCATGGAGCGCACGGAAGTCGTCTGCGCGACCTGCGGCGGCCACCTCGGGCACGTCTTCCAGGACGGCCCCGAACCAACGGGAGAGCGCTTCTGCATCAACTCCGCCGCGCTGGAGTTCGACCCCAAGGACTAG
- a CDS encoding alpha/beta hydrolase: MTDADPHAGQPVESRGPALEDADSAVILLHGRGARAQGMLGFADDLPSEGTAFVAPQAARATWYPNSFLEPTEENEPWFNSALGLVNDVFEDVTEHVPAERVALLGFSQGACLGSEFLARNPREYGGFVAFSGGLHGPEGTTYDYDGDLDGTPVFLGCSDRDPHIPEERVHETRDAFEAMDADVTERIYEGMGHTVNQDELEHAADIVGGL; this comes from the coding sequence ATGACTGACGCCGACCCCCACGCCGGACAGCCCGTCGAGTCCCGCGGCCCCGCGCTCGAAGACGCCGACAGCGCCGTCATCCTCCTGCACGGCCGCGGCGCTCGCGCGCAGGGCATGCTCGGGTTCGCCGACGACCTCCCCAGCGAGGGCACCGCGTTCGTCGCGCCGCAGGCCGCCCGCGCGACGTGGTACCCGAACAGCTTCCTCGAACCGACCGAGGAGAACGAGCCGTGGTTCAACTCCGCGCTCGGCCTCGTCAACGACGTCTTCGAGGACGTCACCGAGCACGTGCCCGCCGAGCGCGTCGCCCTCCTCGGCTTCTCGCAGGGTGCGTGTCTGGGCAGCGAGTTCCTCGCGCGCAACCCCCGCGAGTACGGCGGGTTCGTCGCGTTCTCCGGCGGGCTCCACGGCCCCGAGGGGACGACCTACGACTACGACGGCGACCTCGACGGCACCCCGGTCTTCCTCGGGTGCAGCGACCGCGACCCCCACATCCCCGAGGAGCGCGTCCACGAGACCCGCGACGCCTTCGAGGCGATGGACGCCGACGTCACCGAGCGCATCTACGAGGGGATGGGCCACACCGTCAATCAGGACGAACTCGAACACGCCGCCGACATCGTCGGCGGGCTGTAG
- the dgoD gene encoding galactonate dehydratase translates to MRITDYELFHAAPRWLFLKVTTSDGTVGWGEPVVEGRAKTVEAAVEELFESYLLGEDPTRIEDHWQAMYRGGFYRGGPVLMSAIAGVDQALWDIKGQTLGAPVYELLGGPARDRVRVYQWIGGDRPDDVGEAATEKVEAGFTALKMNATPEMRRVDNPKAVEEAVERIAAVREAVGDEVDIGVDFHGRVSKPMAKQLVAALEPYDPFFVEEPVLPEHNDALPEVAAKTTTPIATGERMYSRWDFKEVFEQGSVDVIQPDLSHAGGITEVNKIASMAEAYDVALAPHCPLGPVALASCVQVDAAAPNALIQEQSLDIHYNEGSDVLDYLEDPSVFEYEDGYVDLPEGPGLGIDVDEDAVRAADEPDWHNPVWRHEDGGVAEW, encoded by the coding sequence ATGCGAATCACTGACTACGAGCTGTTCCACGCCGCTCCGCGGTGGCTGTTCCTGAAGGTCACGACCAGCGACGGCACCGTCGGCTGGGGGGAGCCGGTCGTCGAGGGTCGCGCGAAGACCGTCGAGGCGGCCGTCGAGGAGCTGTTCGAGAGCTACCTGCTGGGCGAGGACCCGACGCGCATCGAGGACCACTGGCAGGCGATGTACCGCGGCGGCTTCTACCGCGGTGGCCCCGTCCTGATGTCAGCCATCGCGGGCGTCGATCAGGCACTGTGGGACATCAAGGGGCAGACGCTGGGCGCGCCGGTCTACGAACTGCTCGGCGGGCCGGCCCGCGACCGGGTCCGCGTCTACCAGTGGATCGGCGGCGACCGCCCGGACGACGTCGGCGAGGCCGCCACGGAGAAGGTCGAGGCGGGGTTCACGGCGCTGAAGATGAACGCGACCCCGGAGATGCGCCGCGTGGACAACCCGAAGGCTGTCGAGGAGGCCGTCGAACGCATCGCCGCCGTCCGGGAGGCGGTCGGCGACGAAGTGGATATCGGCGTGGACTTCCACGGCCGCGTCTCGAAGCCGATGGCGAAGCAGTTGGTCGCCGCGCTGGAACCGTACGACCCGTTCTTCGTGGAGGAGCCCGTGCTCCCCGAGCACAACGACGCGCTCCCGGAGGTCGCGGCGAAGACGACGACGCCCATCGCGACCGGCGAGCGGATGTACTCGCGGTGGGACTTCAAGGAGGTCTTCGAGCAGGGGAGCGTGGACGTGATTCAGCCGGACCTCTCGCACGCCGGCGGCATCACCGAAGTCAACAAGATCGCGTCGATGGCGGAGGCCTACGACGTGGCGCTGGCGCCCCACTGCCCGCTCGGGCCGGTGGCGCTGGCGTCGTGCGTGCAGGTGGACGCCGCGGCGCCGAACGCGCTGATTCAGGAGCAGAGCCTCGACATCCACTACAACGAGGGCAGCGACGTGCTGGACTACCTCGAAGACCCGTCGGTGTTCGAGTACGAGGACGGCTACGTGGACCTCCCGGAGGGGCCGGGGCTGGGCATCGACGTGGACGAGGACGCGGTTCGCGCGGCCGACGAACCCGACTGGCACAACCCGGTCTGGCGCCACGAGGACGGCGGCGTCGCGGAGTGGTAG
- a CDS encoding MoaD/ThiS family protein has product MSVQHSDRAEATTQTTVEVGATGHVRRELGTHEIEFTFEGDTLGEFLDAFFEEYGLEDMLLAESEEEETAATWANYPGDPPGRWERNPEGERTRAYARVLVNGRFNELLDGFATELEDGDRVALTYPFSYCF; this is encoded by the coding sequence ATGAGCGTCCAGCACAGCGACCGAGCCGAAGCCACGACCCAGACGACGGTGGAGGTCGGCGCGACCGGGCACGTCCGCCGCGAACTCGGGACGCACGAGATAGAGTTCACCTTCGAGGGCGACACGCTCGGGGAGTTCCTCGACGCGTTCTTCGAGGAGTACGGCCTCGAAGACATGCTGCTCGCGGAGAGCGAGGAGGAGGAGACGGCCGCGACGTGGGCGAACTACCCCGGCGACCCGCCGGGGCGCTGGGAGCGCAACCCCGAGGGCGAGCGCACCCGGGCGTACGCTCGCGTGCTCGTGAACGGCCGGTTCAACGAACTGCTCGACGGGTTCGCCACCGAGCTGGAGGACGGCGACCGCGTCGCGCTCACGTACCCGTTCTCGTACTGCTTCTAG
- a CDS encoding AAA family ATPase: MILVVCGPPGAGKTTVTLGLNRHLEADGYDFRVIHTDDLSTPVYDHLFERVAESPEANWLLDGTFYEAQWQQRIREFPDVNVILVTADRDTCIRRNHERDGFSDRAVKVIYDEFDWPDADFTVDTDILRVETAVDLAYERVQEWLAEADTVEK, encoded by the coding sequence GTGATACTGGTCGTGTGCGGGCCGCCGGGCGCGGGGAAAACCACAGTCACACTAGGCCTAAATCGACACCTCGAAGCCGACGGCTACGACTTTCGGGTGATTCACACGGACGACCTCTCGACGCCGGTGTACGACCACCTCTTCGAGCGCGTCGCCGAATCCCCCGAAGCGAACTGGCTGCTCGACGGGACGTTCTACGAGGCGCAGTGGCAACAGCGAATCCGGGAGTTCCCGGACGTGAACGTGATTCTGGTGACCGCGGACCGGGACACCTGCATCCGCCGGAACCACGAGCGAGATGGCTTTTCGGACCGCGCGGTGAAGGTGATTTACGACGAGTTCGACTGGCCGGACGCCGACTTCACTGTGGACACGGACATCCTGCGCGTGGAGACCGCGGTGGACCTCGCGTACGAGCGCGTGCAAGAGTGGCTCGCGGAGGCCGATACAGTCGAGAAGTGA
- a CDS encoding UPF0179 family protein, with product MSITLLGSRLAEPGTEFVYRGESSACEGCPYRKQCLTLEEGVRYEVSEVREGGQVLDCAVHDEGVVAVDVEPTSVKANVPSKGAYAGSKGKLAGPCPHTECPSHEYCEPAGAEFDEEYQIQEILGDPPHDYCALDRELTLVEFAPSED from the coding sequence ATGTCTATCACGTTGCTCGGGTCGCGGCTCGCGGAGCCGGGCACCGAGTTCGTCTACCGCGGGGAGTCGTCGGCCTGCGAGGGGTGCCCGTACCGCAAGCAGTGCCTGACACTCGAGGAGGGCGTGCGCTACGAGGTCAGCGAGGTCCGCGAGGGCGGACAGGTGCTGGATTGCGCGGTCCACGACGAGGGCGTGGTCGCGGTGGACGTGGAGCCGACGTCCGTGAAAGCGAACGTGCCGTCGAAGGGCGCGTACGCGGGGAGCAAGGGGAAGCTAGCGGGGCCGTGCCCGCACACGGAGTGCCCGAGCCACGAGTACTGTGAGCCGGCGGGCGCGGAGTTCGACGAGGAGTACCAGATTCAGGAGATTCTCGGGGACCCGCCCCACGACTACTGCGCGCTGGACAGGGAGCTGACGCTCGTGGAGTTCGCGCCGTCCGAGGACTGA